One Salvia miltiorrhiza cultivar Shanhuang (shh) unplaced genomic scaffold, IMPLAD_Smil_shh original_scaffold_455, whole genome shotgun sequence genomic window, TGACATTGATGGTTTTGAGATTACCTCTACATAGGTCAATTATGTCCTGTGAACATGTTTGTGTTCCATAAGATATCATCCCTTCCCCTTGTTTCCATGTCCTAATAAGCTTCATTGATGTGGATACTTTAGTAAGTGATGGATGACAGTGCACACCCACACGCTTGGAATGGTGTGTCCTCCTATTCTCAAGAGATGCATGGGGATCAGCTGAAGTACTACTGTGAATAGGCTCACCCACTGCACACTTACTCTTTTGCCAACATCTATTACGCGAAACATCATACTGGCATAAGACAAAAGtaacaaatatatttagttttgTACAGTTAGCCCAGCCCCAGGATAAGAATTCAACAACATTAAGTTTCACGAACCTGGTTAGAAGCATTGTTCAAATTGATCAACTGCTTCCGAGATATATTTATGTCTCTCAAGTTGTGCCCTGAGCATCGTGCAAGCACAGATTTCGATTGGTACAACTGTTCAACAAATGACATTTCCAAATGATAGAGATATGAATTGTGTTTCCCATTTGTCCATGCTGTGCATTCATCCTGCAGCCAAGGAAATTGAGTGGCAAATCTAAACACATGTATAGACTAAAAAGAGCACCACTGCGACCATATTACATACTAATCATATAAAAGCTTTTAAGAAACCAGCTGTGACCATATCACATGCTAATAATATCGAAGCTTTTAAAATGCaatatttcatcaaaaaaacaaaaaacagagATAATTGATAGTACGTTTTACATTACCATTAAAATGTTAATGTACATTTGGGAGCACATGTTGATATGTATACATTTGGAAATTTCTTACCCCTTACAcaaaatggatactaaaatgtgttTTCATCAAATATTAgacaaaattataaataatttccatAAGGCTCTACATCTAAAAGTCCTAAGTCGCAACTTTTTCATTCTAAAGAGCTAAAGACTACTTCGGTACCTACATTCCCTTAGTAAGAATAGAATGCAGAATATATTCAACCAAATCTTGATAAGACCTATGTGGCCATGGacatattagagagagagagagagtgagaggaaTATTGTTCATAAGACAGAAACATCTATTGGCGGCAAATTTGAACATAATGTTGCAGTTCATTTGATGAATCACTAAGTAACAAAAATTATAGTAAGACTACGCCAACGTTGACAGCCTTATAATATGAAACTTGGCTATTACACGTGCATACATGCAAAAATATGATACCATCACTCTCCAACAAAAAGAACAGCTGAGAATACATTTATAGCTTCAATGCTTGATCTTAAAATTCAATGCAGAATAAGCTAATATTTGTAGAAATTCAGTGGGCCCGGCTGAGTTACGCCAAAAGCCATACATAACAAGTGCTTATcagtttcaaattttttttattacaatagttcagtttcagaagaaAAAGGATGGTTTATTAGTGACGGCAGTGGTTGTTTTATACATGAAGGCGGAGATAACTCGAAGAGTCAACCATACTTTACCAGTTGATTGTTGTTTTAACCCATTACTAGATGATAGTATAAATTTGGCCATCTTGTATATCTCGTTGGTATTCAACTGGACATTTCTCCAACAACCTATCATTCACTGCAGCTCTTTTGAGAATATCCAATTAGTCAAGAAAATCCACATTACTTAAATGGAATTAAAACCCATCCAAAATTACAATCATATTTCATGTAGAAGGCCTTGCCCTTGCTAACACCTTCGCCATAACTTAAATCACATAGTTAAACAAAATGTTCCTTCAGTCAGCAATGGATTTCAGCTC contains:
- the LOC131004759 gene encoding cold-regulated protein 28 isoform X1 codes for the protein MEGILGSETQRRPLAVAAADTVCDYHLIRSNSDASSLTVENCKDPFRHSKNVTPDECTAWTNGKHNSYLYHLEMSFVEQLYQSKSVLARCSGHNLRDINISRKQLINLNNASNQYDVSRNRCWQKSKCAVGEPIHSSTSADPHASLENRRTHHSKRVGVHCHPSLTKVSTSMKLIRTWKQGEGMISYGTQTCSQDIIDLCREGTGQNFMDEDNQSTLNSESQAKRLKIALEDGSHQDQVMCRVEFYFASLVMKINSWFSS
- the LOC131004759 gene encoding cold-regulated protein 28 isoform X2; the encoded protein is MEGILGSETQRRPLAVAAADTVCDYHLIRSNSDASSLTVENCKDPFRHSKNVTPDECTAWTNGKHNSYLYHLEMSFVEQLYQSKSVLARCSGHNLRDINISRKQLINLNNASNQYDVSRNRCWQKSKCAVGEPIHSSTSADPHASLENRRTHHSKRVGVHCHPSLTKVSTSMKLIRTWKQGEGMISYGTQTCSQDIIDLCRGFSTEGTGQNFMDEDNQSTLNSESQAKRLKIALEDGSHQDQIVSSKEWHPADCVLNN
- the LOC131004759 gene encoding cold-regulated protein 28 isoform X3, which encodes MEGILGSETQRRPLAVAAADTVCDYHLIRSNSDASSLTVENCKDPFRHSKNVTPDECTAWTNGKHNSYLYHLEMSFVEQLYQSKSVLARCSGHNLRDINISRKQLINLNNASNQYDVSRNRCWQKSKCAVGEPIHSSTSADPHASLENRRTHHSKRVGVHCHPSLTKVSTSMKLIRTWKQGEGMISYGTQTCSQDIIDLCREGTGQNFMDEDNQSTLNSESQAKRLKIALEDGSHQDQIVSSKEWHPADCVLNN